One Pyrus communis chromosome 13, drPyrComm1.1, whole genome shotgun sequence genomic window carries:
- the LOC137712821 gene encoding trihelix transcription factor GTL1-like isoform X2, whose product MQQPAAGGAGGSQTHYGGAGEMSAAEPAAAEQGQLVVEAASPISSRPPASAAVNLDELMTLSGAAAAAEDALADRGGGGGSSGNRWPRQETLALLKIRSDMDVAFRDATLKGPLWEDVSRKLAELGYQRNAKKCKEKFENVHKYYKRTKEGRAGRQDGKSYKFFSELEALHGTAAATTANVSASPAVHVASPNPVSVGFGSVTNPMPISSFRMPQQQQPPPATAIPIIPSSQPTATPMDFNFSSNSSSTSPGTDDEDDDDDVEGERSSRKRKRGSASTSTGISGGGSTRKMMNFFEVLMKQVMQKQESMQQRFLEVIEKREQDRTIREEAWKRQEMARLTREQELMSQERAISASRDAAIISFLQKITGQTIQLPPPVNVHAAPPPPVPPSVSVVTPLPQTTPQPTTQTYQTPQQQQPQPPQQMQQVRHVQQPQNVQPVMAVPEQQVPPTAQENIASGGGGGSSEPASSSRWPKAEVLALIKLRSGLESRYQDAGPKGPLWEEISAGMGRIGYNRSSKRCKEKWENINKYFKKVKESNKKRPEDAKTCPYFHELDALYRKRVLGGGSTGGSSSSLGNMLEQPPQQEQVVAGSENKNADDSTNVETNLRANLFGEGTAEAAKKKTL is encoded by the exons ATGCAGCAACCAGCAGCTGGAGGAGCTGGAGGGTCCCAAACCCATTACGGAGGAGCTGGAGAGATGAGTGCTGCTGAACCTGCGGCGGCGGAGCAAGGCCAGCTGGTGGTGGAAGCGGCGTCCCCAATCAGCAGCAGGCCGCCAGCTTCCGCGGCGGTGAATTTGGACGAGCTCATGACTCTGTCCGGCGCGGCGGCTGCAGCTGAAGATGCTCTCGCGGATCGAGGTGGCGGTGGTGGGTCCAGCGGGAACAGATGGCCGCGTCAGGAGACCCTGGCGCTTCTCAAAATCAGGTCCGATATGGATGTGGCCTTCCGTGACGCCACCCTCAAAGGCCCCTTGTGGGAAGATGTCTCCag GAAACTAGCGGAATTGGGGTACCAAAGAAATGCCaagaaatgcaaggagaaattCGAAAACGTTCACAAATATTACAAGCGGACAAAAGAAGGCCGCGCGGGGCGCCAAGACGGCAAAAGCTACAAGTTTTTCAGCGAGCTGGAGGCTCTGCATGGCACCGCCGCAGCTACGACAGCTAACGTGTCAGCCTCTCCGGCAGTGCACGTCGCGTCTCCGAATCCGGTTTCTGTCGGGTTCGGATCTGTCACTAACCCCATGCCCATCTCATCGTTCAGAATGCCACAGCAACAGCAACCACCTCCCGCCACTGCAATTCCAATAATACCCTCGTCCCAGCCTACAGCCACTCCGATGGACTTTAACTTCTCCTCCAACAGCTCGTCGACTTCCCCGGGAACTGACGACGAGGACGACGATGATGACGTGGAAGGAGAGCGCTCGAGTCGGAAGCGAAAAAGGGGGAGTGCTAGTACTAGTACCGGAATTAGTGGCGGCGGTAGTACCCGAAAAATGATGAACTTTTTCGAGGTTCTGATGAAGCAAGTGATGCAAAAGCAAGAGAGCATGCAGCAGAGGTTTCTAGAAGTGATAGAGAAGAGGGAGCAGGACAGGACTATCAGGGAGGAGGCGTGGAAACGTCAGGAGATGGCCCGGTTAACTCGCGAGCAGGAGCTCATGAGTCAAGAGCGGGCCATCTCTGCTTCAAGAGATGCCGCCATTATCTCTTTCCTGCAGAAAATTACTGGTCAGACTATTCAGTTGCCTCCGCCGGTCAATGTCCACGCCGCTCCCCCACCACCTGTGCCTCCGTCGGTGTCGGTTGTCACGCCTTTACCACAGACAACGCCACAGCCGACGACACAGACATATCAAACACCGCAACAGCAACAACCTCAGCCACCGCAACAAATGCAACAAGTTCGTCATGTTCAGCagcctcaaaatgttcaaccgGTGATGGCTGTACCGGAACAGCAGGTACCTCCGACAGCGCAGGAGAATATTGCTAGCGGTGGAGGAGGAGGGAGCTCCGAGCCTGCATCATCTTCGAGATGGCCCAAGGCAGAAGTACTGGCGCTGATAAAGTTGAGGAGCGGGCTTGAGTCAAGGTACCAAGATGCAGGGCCGAAAGGCCCACTTTGGGAGGAAATCTCCGCCGGCATGGGGCGGATCGGGTACAATAGGAGTTCCAAGAGGTGCAAGGAGAAATGGGAGAACATCAACAAGTACTTCAAGAAGGTGAAGGAGAGCAACAAGAAGCGGCCCGAGGATGCGAAAACGTGTCCATATTTTCACGAACTAGATGCCCTTTACCGGAAAAGGGTGCTTGGCGGTGGGTCTACGGGCGGCAGCAGCAGCTCGTTGGGAAATATGCTAGAACAACCACCTCAACAGGAGCAAGTAGTGGCCGGatcagaaaacaagaatgcagaTGATAGCACGAATGTGGAAACAAATTTGAGAGCTAACCTCTTTGGAGAGGGAACAGCAGAGGCTGCCAAGAAG AAGACATTGTGA
- the LOC137712821 gene encoding trihelix transcription factor GTL1-like isoform X1 codes for MQQPAAGGAGGSQTHYGGAGEMSAAEPAAAEQGQLVVEAASPISSRPPASAAVNLDELMTLSGAAAAAEDALADRGGGGGSSGNRWPRQETLALLKIRSDMDVAFRDATLKGPLWEDVSRKLAELGYQRNAKKCKEKFENVHKYYKRTKEGRAGRQDGKSYKFFSELEALHGTAAATTANVSASPAVHVASPNPVSVGFGSVTNPMPISSFRMPQQQQPPPATAIPIIPSSQPTATPMDFNFSSNSSSTSPGTDDEDDDDDVEGERSSRKRKRGSASTSTGISGGGSTRKMMNFFEVLMKQVMQKQESMQQRFLEVIEKREQDRTIREEAWKRQEMARLTREQELMSQERAISASRDAAIISFLQKITGQTIQLPPPVNVHAAPPPPVPPSVSVVTPLPQTTPQPTTQTYQTPQQQQPQPPQQMQQVRHVQQPQNVQPVMAVPEQQVPPTAQENIASGGGGGSSEPASSSRWPKAEVLALIKLRSGLESRYQDAGPKGPLWEEISAGMGRIGYNRSSKRCKEKWENINKYFKKVKESNKKRPEDAKTCPYFHELDALYRKRVLGGGSTGGSSSSLGNMLEQPPQQEQVVAGSENKNADDSTNVETNLRANLFGEGTAEAAKKPEDIVKELMEVHDHQQVLQQGHPQHFGVDECNRMEEVDSDNLMDQEEEDMEDDEETEQERKMAYKIEFQKQNTGPSSNGGGNGAPSFLAMVQ; via the exons ATGCAGCAACCAGCAGCTGGAGGAGCTGGAGGGTCCCAAACCCATTACGGAGGAGCTGGAGAGATGAGTGCTGCTGAACCTGCGGCGGCGGAGCAAGGCCAGCTGGTGGTGGAAGCGGCGTCCCCAATCAGCAGCAGGCCGCCAGCTTCCGCGGCGGTGAATTTGGACGAGCTCATGACTCTGTCCGGCGCGGCGGCTGCAGCTGAAGATGCTCTCGCGGATCGAGGTGGCGGTGGTGGGTCCAGCGGGAACAGATGGCCGCGTCAGGAGACCCTGGCGCTTCTCAAAATCAGGTCCGATATGGATGTGGCCTTCCGTGACGCCACCCTCAAAGGCCCCTTGTGGGAAGATGTCTCCag GAAACTAGCGGAATTGGGGTACCAAAGAAATGCCaagaaatgcaaggagaaattCGAAAACGTTCACAAATATTACAAGCGGACAAAAGAAGGCCGCGCGGGGCGCCAAGACGGCAAAAGCTACAAGTTTTTCAGCGAGCTGGAGGCTCTGCATGGCACCGCCGCAGCTACGACAGCTAACGTGTCAGCCTCTCCGGCAGTGCACGTCGCGTCTCCGAATCCGGTTTCTGTCGGGTTCGGATCTGTCACTAACCCCATGCCCATCTCATCGTTCAGAATGCCACAGCAACAGCAACCACCTCCCGCCACTGCAATTCCAATAATACCCTCGTCCCAGCCTACAGCCACTCCGATGGACTTTAACTTCTCCTCCAACAGCTCGTCGACTTCCCCGGGAACTGACGACGAGGACGACGATGATGACGTGGAAGGAGAGCGCTCGAGTCGGAAGCGAAAAAGGGGGAGTGCTAGTACTAGTACCGGAATTAGTGGCGGCGGTAGTACCCGAAAAATGATGAACTTTTTCGAGGTTCTGATGAAGCAAGTGATGCAAAAGCAAGAGAGCATGCAGCAGAGGTTTCTAGAAGTGATAGAGAAGAGGGAGCAGGACAGGACTATCAGGGAGGAGGCGTGGAAACGTCAGGAGATGGCCCGGTTAACTCGCGAGCAGGAGCTCATGAGTCAAGAGCGGGCCATCTCTGCTTCAAGAGATGCCGCCATTATCTCTTTCCTGCAGAAAATTACTGGTCAGACTATTCAGTTGCCTCCGCCGGTCAATGTCCACGCCGCTCCCCCACCACCTGTGCCTCCGTCGGTGTCGGTTGTCACGCCTTTACCACAGACAACGCCACAGCCGACGACACAGACATATCAAACACCGCAACAGCAACAACCTCAGCCACCGCAACAAATGCAACAAGTTCGTCATGTTCAGCagcctcaaaatgttcaaccgGTGATGGCTGTACCGGAACAGCAGGTACCTCCGACAGCGCAGGAGAATATTGCTAGCGGTGGAGGAGGAGGGAGCTCCGAGCCTGCATCATCTTCGAGATGGCCCAAGGCAGAAGTACTGGCGCTGATAAAGTTGAGGAGCGGGCTTGAGTCAAGGTACCAAGATGCAGGGCCGAAAGGCCCACTTTGGGAGGAAATCTCCGCCGGCATGGGGCGGATCGGGTACAATAGGAGTTCCAAGAGGTGCAAGGAGAAATGGGAGAACATCAACAAGTACTTCAAGAAGGTGAAGGAGAGCAACAAGAAGCGGCCCGAGGATGCGAAAACGTGTCCATATTTTCACGAACTAGATGCCCTTTACCGGAAAAGGGTGCTTGGCGGTGGGTCTACGGGCGGCAGCAGCAGCTCGTTGGGAAATATGCTAGAACAACCACCTCAACAGGAGCAAGTAGTGGCCGGatcagaaaacaagaatgcagaTGATAGCACGAATGTGGAAACAAATTTGAGAGCTAACCTCTTTGGAGAGGGAACAGCAGAGGCTGCCAAGAAG CCAGAAGACATTGTGAAGGAGTTGATGGAGGTGCATGATCACCAACAAGTCCTCCAACAAGGGCACCCACAACATTTTGGAGTAGATGAATGCAATAGGATGGAGGAAGTGGATAGCGATAATCTTATGGATCAAGAGGAGGAGGACATGGAAGACGATGAAGAAACGGAGCAAGAGCGGAAGATGGCTTACAAGATAGAGTTTCAGAAGCAGAATACAGGCCCTTCGTCCAACGGCGGAGGCAATGGTGCACCTTCTTTCCTCGCCATGGTTCAGTGA
- the LOC137713793 gene encoding uncharacterized protein — MTTSSTINPNNANPRSPKAPRYRQSHVGTAVIAVAALLISTTAWLSLVFSATPHSLPAPQSFTRSRNRTISRRVGHSEELTLNDIVFGIAGSAQLWKQRKEYVRLWWRPNDMRGHVWLEEKLPENDVDRLLPPIMVSEDISRFRYTNPTGHPSGLRISRIISECFRLGLPNVRWFVLADDDTIINVDNLVAVLGKYDSSEMVYVGSPSESHSANTYFSHSMAFGGGGIAISHPLAEALSGMQDKCLERYPKLYGSDDRLHACITELGIPLTREPGFHQYDIRGNAHGLLSSHPIAPFVSIHHVEAVDPFYPGFTSLQSLKLFTQAMRLQPTSFLQRSICYDHRHRLTFSVSLGYVVEVFPNIVLPHDLERSEQTYSAWNGISHRNEFDFDTKDPYRSVCKKPILFFLKDIRKQGDATLGSYMRSKAKDDFKRKVFCFSRFRLLRSLRKVKVLGYPPTEKWHLVPQRLCCKLNQTSEEVVSLTVGQCGKGPFSSITDTK; from the exons ATGACGACGTCGTCAACAATAAACCCCAACAACGCCAATCCCAGATCGCCCAAAGCTCCGCGTTACCGTCAGAGCCACGTGGGCACCGCCGTCATCGCCGTCGCGGCCCTCTTGATCTCCACCACCGCTTGGCTTTCCCTCGTCTTTTCCGCCACCCCGCACTCCCTCCCCGCCCCACAGTCCTTCACTCGCTCCCGAAACCGCACCATTTCGCGACGGGTTGGACACTCTGAGGAGCTCACTCTAAACGACATCGTTTTCGGAATTGCCGGGTCGGCCCAACTCTGGAAGCAGCGGAAGGAGTACGTCCGGCTCTGGTGGCGCCCGAACGACATGCGCGGCCACGTATGGCTGGAAGAGAAGCTACCGGAAAACGACGTCGATCGGTTGTTGCCGCCGATCATGGTCTCCGAGGACATCTCGCGGTTTCGGTACACGAACCCGACGGGTCACCCGTCGGGGCTTCGAATCTCCCGGATAATCTCCGAGTGCTTCCGCCTTGGCCTCCCCAATGTCCGGTGGTTCGTCCTAGCCGACGACGACACCATCATCAACGTCGATAACCTCGTCGCCGTGCTGGGCAAGTACGACTCGTCGGAGATGGTTTATGTGGGAAGCCCGTCGGAGAGTCACTCTGCCAACACTTATTTTAGCCACTCTATGGCGTTTGGCGGCGGCGGCATTGCAATTAGCCACCCTTTGGCGGAAGCCCTATCCGGAATGCAGGACAAGTGTCTCGAGAGGTACCCGAAGCTCTATGGAAGCGACGATCGTCTCCATGCCTGCATTACTGAGCTTGGGATTCCATTAACCAGAGAACCTGGCTTCCATCAG TATGACATTAGGGGTAATGCGCACGGTCTTTTATCTTCGCATCCTATAGCACCGTTTGTGTCCATTCACCATGTTGAAGCTGTTGACCCTTTTTATCCCGGCTTCACCTCTCTGCAAAGTTTGAAGCTTTTCACACAGGCAATGAGACTCCAACCTACCAGCTTTTTGCAGCGGTCCATTTGCTATGATCATCGACACCGTCTCACATTTTCTGTCTCGCTTGGTTATGTGGTTGAAGTCTTCCCAAACATTGTGCTCCCTCATGACCTCGAGCGCTCAGAGCAGACTTATTCTGCTTGGAACGGGATAAGTCACAGGAatgaatttgattttgataCCAAAGACCCTTATAGGTCTGTTTGTAAGAAGCCTATTTTATTCTTCTTGAAAGATATTAGGAAACAGGGGGATGCTACATTGGGATCATATATGCGGAGCAAAGCAAAAGATGATTTCAAGAGAAAGGTTTTCTGCTTTTCCCGATTTCGACTTTTGCGCAGTCTGCGAAAAGTTAAAGTTTTGGGCTATCCACCCACCGAGAAATGGCATTTG GTACCGCAGCGGTTATGTTGCAAACTGAACCAAACAAGTGAGGAAGTTGTCAGTTTAACAGTGGGACAGTGTGGTAAAGGACCTTTCAGCTCGATTACTGATACTAAATAA